TGTTGATTTAATCTATGAGAGAGGATTAATAGGAATGCTCAAGGCAGTCTCTGATACAGCTAAGTATGGAGGTATAACAGTTGGTAAGTACATTATAGATCAAAACGTTAGAGCTAAAATGAAAAGTGTTCTAGACAGAATAAAGAGTGGAGAGTTTGCTAAAGAATGGTTAAATGAATATAGAAACGGTATGCCTACAGTAAAGAAGGAGCTTAGTGAATTGGAAAACAGTGTACTAGAGAAGACAGGTAGATGGCTTAGAGAAGAATTCATACTTCGAGAACAACAAAAATAGATGTGAATGGTATTCATACCTGTTTATACAATTTGTATCCAATAATCCTACATAAAGTTTTTAAACTTCTACAATATTTTCGGATTCGGTGTAGTAGGTGGTTGGTGGTTTAGAAATCCGTTGAAATACTGGATACAACACTTAGAGATGGTTCGCAAGCCAGCGGTATCTCTCTAACAGTTGAAGACAAGATAAAAATCGCATTAGCTCTTGATGATCTAGGCGTAAACTATATAGAAGCAGGATGGCCTGGATCTAATCCGAAAGATGCAGAATTCTTCAATGTAATAAAGAGGTATAGCCTATCACATGCGAAAATAGCTGCTTTTGGAAGTACACGAAAAAGAAATTCTAAGGTCTATGAAGATGAGAATATTAAGGCTATATTGAAAGCAGATGTAGATGTTGCTGTAATCTTTGGAAAAAGTTGGTCTCTACATGTATACGAAATTCTACATGCCTCTAAGGAAGAGAATCTAGAGATGATATATGATACCATCAACTACCTAAAGAGCCATGGAGTTAAGGTGATATTTGATGCTGAACACTTCTATCAAGGATACAAAGAAGATCCCGAATACAGTTTAGAGACACTCAAGATTGCTGAAGAAGCTGGTGCACAAACCATAGTTCTATGCGACACAAACGGCGGTACAACACCTTTAGAGGTCTATGAAATAACTCGTAAAGTTGTATCTACAGTTAAGATACTAGTAGGACTTCATATGCATAACGATATTGGTTGCGCTATTGCAAACACTATTGTAGGTGTAGCAGCTGGTGCTAGACATGTTCAGGGCACAATAAATGGTATTGGTGAGAGGACAGGTAATGCCGATCTTGTGCAGATCATACCAACACTATTCTATAAACTGAACCTAAAGGTACTAAATGGTATCGAATCAATCAAAAAATTGAAAACAATATCCAGATTGGTCTACGACGCACTTAATATGAAGCCTAATCCCTATCAACCATATGTAGGTGACTACGCTTTTGCTCATAAAGCTGGAGTCCATGTAGATGCTGTTCTAAAGAATCCGCGAGCTTATGAACATATAGATCCAGAAGTCGTAGGAAATACACGAAAATTCATTCTATCAGATCTATCAGGTAGTTCAAACATTGTCGCTATTCTTAAGGAGATAGGTATAGATGTGGATAAGAAGGATTCTAGAGTTAGAAGCGCTTTATCGAAGATTAAAGAGCTTGAGAAATTCGGTTATAGTTTCGATATAGCGCCAGCATCAGCTATACTGATTGCTTTGAAGGAGCTCGGATACGTTGAAGAAACACTAACTCCCTATAGCTGGCGTATATTTCTCGACTCAAGTGGCTTAAGTGTAGCTGTAGTTGATATCAAGAATGTTAACGCTAGAGCTATAGATGTAGATGCAGTTAAGGCTGTAGCTAGAGCATTTTCTGAAGCTGCATCAATAGTATATCCCTCGACATCTGGTATAAAGATCGTAAGCTCATCTATATCTGTGCTGAATGGTGGCCTTTTTAGAGTTACAGTAGAATTAGGGTACGGCAACTATAGATGGTCTGCTCAAGGTGTGTCCATAAATGTTGTAGAAGCATTCATTAGAGGGCTTATTGATGCTTATGAATATTTTCTAGCTATCTTGAAAAAGAGTCAACAACTACTTATCCTCAGCAAACAGAGTTTTAATTTCCTAACTCTTTAACTATAGCAGATATCGTTTAGGTGTTTGTCCATGAGAAGCAATGTTGTAAAGAAAGGTATTGAGAGAGCTCCTCACAGATCTCTATTCAAAGCCTTAGGTTTAACTGACGAAGAGATAGAGAAGCCCTTGATAGGTATAGCGAACTCGTGGAATGAAGTTATACCTGGACACAAGCACCTTAACCAGATCGCTGAAGCCGTGAAAATCGGTGTAAGACTTGCTGGTGGAACACCCCTAGAGTTCAACACTATAGGTATATGTGATGGTATAGCTATGGGTCACGAAGGGATGAAGTATTCTTTACCATCGAGAGAGCTTATAGCTGATAGCATAGAGGTTATGGCTAAAGCCTATCAATTCGATGGTTTAGTCCTTATAGCATCATGCGATAAAATCATACCAGGTATGCTCATGGCTATAGCTAGACTAAATATACCATCAATATTCATATCAGGTGGACCTATGCTTGCCGGAAGATATAGAGGTAAAGATATTGATCTACACGATGTCTTCGAAGCTGTTGGAGCAGTAAAGATAGGCAAAATTTCTTTAGATGAGCTGAAGCATATAGAAGAAGCTGCATGTCCTGGTGTAGGATCATGTGCAGGAATGTTCACAGCCAACACACTAAATATACTGACTGAAGCTTTAGGTATATCTCTACCTGGTAATGGAACGATACCTGCTGTAGATGCTGCTAGAATAAGGCTTGCCAAGATTACTGGTATGAATATCGTGAAACTTGTTGAGAAAAACATAAAGCCTAGAGATATATTGACCAGAGAGGCTTTTCTAGATGCTATAGCTGTCGATATGGCTCTAGGTGGATCAACAAACACCGTTCTACATCTAATGGCTATAGCTAAAGAATGTGAGATTGATTTAAGTCTAGATGATTTCGATAGAATTAGCGAGGCCACGCCTACATTAGCTAGGCTTAGTCCTGCTGGACCTCACCATATACAAGATCTCCATGAAGCTGGAGGTGTAGCTGCAGTTATGAAGGAACTCGATAAGAAAGGACTCATACATAGAGATCGTTTAACTGTAGCTCTAAAAACCGTTGGGGAGATAATAGATGGTTCACAAGTTATGCGCAGAGATGTAATTAGACCTATAGAGAATCCCATGCTACCGAGAGGAGGCATAATGATTCTAAAAGGTTCTTTAGCACCTCTTGGTGCTGTTATAAAAGTTTCAGCTCTACCGGAGAACCTCTACTTCTTCGATGGTGTAGCAAATGTCTATAATTCAGAAGAAGAGGCAGTAGCAGATATTCTTAATGGAAGAGTTGAGAAAGGTGATGTAGTTGTGATAAGATATGAAGGACCTAAAGGAGGGCCAGGGATGAGAGAAATGCTGACTGCCACATCTGTTCTCGTTGGCATGAATCTCGATAGAGATGTAGCTCTTATAACAGATGGAAGATTCTCTGGAGCTACTAGAGGTATCTCCATAGGTCATGTATCACCTGAAGCAGCTGAAGGAGGTCCTATAGCTGTTGTCGAGAATGGTGATAGGATAAGAATAGATTTGAAGATGAAGAAAGTCGATTTATTAGTAGATGAAGATGAATTGAATGAAAGATTCAAGAAATGGAAACCTGCTAAAATAAGGTTTAAGGGCTATCTAAAAAGATACTCAGAACTCGTTACCTCATCATGTACAGGTGCTGTATTTAAGGAATAGAGCTTTCTAGAGAGTAATAATGTTCAAATCCTTCATAAGTTTCAAAATGTTTTCAGTTAAAGATATACCTATATTTCATTAAATTATGTTTAGTAGATGATGTTTTGAACCTGGGTCTGAAAAATGATGAACGGTGCAAACGCTGAAGATACAAGAACTATATATTTCTTCTTTGCAAACTAAGAAGTGGGTAATGATATATGGATGTGTGTGTTATTGGTTTAGGTTTGATGGGTTCTGCTCTCGCTAAAAGGCTTAGGAATAGTGGATACAATGTTATACTATACAATAGAACTATTGATAAAGCGTATAGACTTGCAGATGAGATAAATGCAAAAGTTGCTGAAAGCCCTAGAGAATGCTGTAACTCGTCAGATATTACTGCTATATTTGTTGCAGATGATAATGCGTTAATAGATGTAGTGTTTCCACCAAATGGTTTTGCTGATTCAAGTAGAGACAAGGATATAGTTAATATGTCGACAGTATCAACAGCAGTATCAGAAAGAATACATAGATTTATTGAGGCTAGTGGAGGAAACTATGTAGAGAGCCCTGTGTATGGAAGTGTATCAGAAGTTCTAGAAGGAAGACTAGTGGCTATAGTTGCAAGCAATAAGAATATTAATGAAAATGTTAAACAGTTCTTATCATCTATATCCAAAAAAATCATGTATGTAGGAAACATACCTAGAGCAATGGCACTTAAACTAGCTCTAAACCAGCTAAATATGGTTATAGTGGCTACGCTAGCAGAAACTCTCTCGTTTTTGAAGATCAATGAAATAGACTACTCGCTACTTGAAGAACTTGTTAGAGGAACATGGATGGAACCTATACTAGATAGATTCATGAAAAGAGCTCTAGAAGAACATCCACCAAGATTCAGAATAGAATTAGCGGCAAAAGATCTACAAAGCTTTATAGAATCTGCAAGAATAAAGAAACTGAATACCCCAATAACAGCAGCCGCAATGCATAGATATCTAGAAGCAACACTACACAACTATGGAGATAAAGACTATCCAAACATAACAAAATACATAATAGATACTATACACAAACAGAACACTAAAACCAAACAATGACCACAACTAAAAAACACCTCTACAACAATAACACCTACATAGATAAACACTAAGGAGCTATCTCAAAGACACTAAACCTATTAAGCTAGATAAATAGATCCAAAACTACTGAAACCAAGAACATACACAATACAAATAATAAAAATAAATATTATATTAAATAAAAAGATCTTTATCTACACTATCTCTAACTCTCTAACCTAGATCTACAACACCTTGTGTTAAGCTTGGTGGCACACTTCTCTCTATCGTTAAAGGAGCTCCTATAGGTACCCTAACCTCAAACTTAACAATATCGTAACTCTGAGGCATAGAGTTACTTGAATTATAGTATGTTAGCATAAGTACTTTTTCACCAGGATCAAGCACTATATCCTCATTTATCTTGGTGAGCCAAGCTATAACAGTAACAACCTCACCACCAGTAAACCTTCCAAAGAACTCCTTCAACATAATGCCATTAGTGTCAACATCATCTGGAAGAGCTATCAATATCTTATAATCTCCAGCCGTATCGCCTATTGTGCATCCTTGTTCATTACAAGTTGCGTAGTATGTCTTTACTTCTCCCTTCTTACCACTAATCATGATAACGCTCTCATTTATTAATGCTTTTGTTATATTTGCTAGTTTTTGTGGTGTATCTATTGGTGTTAGTATTGCTGCTAGATAGGTGTTTGCTATTGATATTCCTCTTTGTGGACTCCAGTACGCAACTATAGATTTACCTGGTGTTAGATCTACTACATATTGACCTGTAGATAGTTTTATAGGTACATAGACGAACTGTATCCTGGATTGAGATACATCTACATTAGCTACAAGTGTTCCATCTACTTCTAGTGCTGATGCTGATTGACCTAAACCTCTCTGAATTACTTGCCTAGTTTGCTGAGTTGTGAAGAATCCCATGTTTAGTACTACGAATGCTAATGCTGCTGCTACAATAACGAATGCTATCATTACTATAGCTGCTTCTATACCTACGATACCTTTTCTGTTTAAGGGTTTCTTCATAGAGGTTCACCCATTTCGTGAAGGTATTGGGGTTTGATGCTAAACTAGTTTGACTAGAGGATGCGACTAGTAGTCGAAGGTTTCTCTATATCTATAGAATTGAATTGTGTGTCGTTAGTGGTTTTACCATGATTTTGATAGCTTATATACTGTATACACAGTACATGGATTGATCGAGGTACACTATTCATGAGAATCACACAAAATAGCTCTCTCTTGATAATTCTCCATATTATTCTAGCCATTTACATACCTCTACTCTCCATACACACTATCTATGGATCTAGTAACCTTAACGCTGTTATAGTGGACTTTGATATAAATGTTGATGGTGGTGCTCTTGTTTTTTGGGAAAGAATTTTGAATAGCTATAGAGGTAATGTTCTTGTGCTAAAGATTAATAGTTATGGTGGGTATCTATCTGTTGCTGATAGAATTGTGAACAGTATTCTAGAGAAGAATGTAGAGTGTTATACATGGATACCTCCAGGTGGTTATGCTGTTTCAGCTGCATCCATGATTGCACTAGGGTGTAGAGGTATATATATGGGTTCTGGTTCTGTTATTGGTGCTGCTACTCCTAGCCCTTCTGAACCTAAGGTTGTAGAATATGTTGCCGCTAGATTTAGATCTCTTGCTGAAAGAATATTTGATAGAGAGGAGCTTGTAGATATTGCAGAAGCTATGGTTAGAGAAGGAAGAGCTCTAACAGCTGAAGAAGCTGTATCTATAGGTTTTGCGAAAAGAGCTGAATCTGTTAAAGAGATTGAGGATTCTATAGGTATTAGAGTAGCATATGCGGTATCTCCATCTCAATGGGATAGACTTTTATCAATTTTATCACTACCAATAGTATCGAATATCCTTCTAGTTGCCGGTTTATTCCTGATCTTGGCCGAGATATTTACAACAGGTTTTCAGGGTTATGCTATTGCTGGTGTTCTTCTGATTCTTCTGGCTCTATACTCTATGAATGTTGTTTCACCTGACCTATTTGCGCTTCTTGTTATGTTGATTGGAACGATACTATTAGCTATAGAGATGTATACACCAGGTTTCGGTCTTTTTGGATTAACAGGTCTCGTGCTTCTGCCTATAGGTATTGTGTACCAGCTGTATCTAACTCCACCAGAGCTACTAACTCAACCAGTCTACGTCGTTATCGGAGGTATCTTAGCGATTACATCGATCATGGGATATATAGCGTATAAAGCTGTACAGACTGTTAGAAAGAAGAGAATCTCTTTAGAACAACAACTCCTATCGTCAATAGGTATAGCTAAAACTGATATACGTGAGGAAAATCCTGGTGTAGTATATGTATTAAATGAGGAATGGACCGCATATTCGGTTAAGGGAGTAATTCCGGCAGGATCTAGAGTAAAGATTGTTCGTATAGATGGTTTAAAGCTCTATGTAGAAAAAATCGATTAAAACATAAATATCTGAACTATATTACTATGCTGGAGGTGTAGACCTTGGATCCTATTACTATAGCTATAGCATTACTATTCATACTTATTGTTGCTGCTATAGTGTTGCCAAGGATCAAGGTTGTGTCTGAATACAAGAGGCTTGTAGTGTTTAGATTAGGTAAACTTGAGTCTGTAAGAGGACCTGGCCTAGTATTTCTGTTACCTCTAATAGATAGAGGTATTGATGTTGATTTAAGGGAATTCGTTATAGATATACCTCCACAGACATGTATCACTAAAGATAATGCTCCAGTAGATATAGATCTCCTGGTATATATGAAGATATTCGATCCTGTTAAAGCTGTTACAGCAGTACAGAACTATGTATCTGCAGCTACAGGTATAGCTATAACAACTCTTAGAGCTGTTATAGGTGATATGGTTCTCGATGATGTTTTAGCTAAAAGAGAATACATAAATTCAACTCTTAGAGCTAGACTAGATGATGTTACAGATAGATGGGGCATAAAGGTTACCTCAGTAGAGATAAAGGAGATAAAGCCTCCAAAAGATGTGCAAGAAGCAATGATTAAGCAGATGGCAGCTGAAAGGAATAGAAGAGCTATGGTTGCAGAAGCAGAAGGCAAAAGAACTGCAGCTATACTTGAAGCTGATGGACAGAGAGAAGCATTGATTAGGAAAGGTGAAGGTGAAAGACAATACAATATACTTGTCGCCGAAGGTAAAGCCAAATCTCTAGAGCTTATAAATGAGACTGCTATGAAGCTTGGAAGTAATGCTATCCTGCTTCAGTATCTAGAGGCCTTAAGATCTATAGCAGAAAGCCCATCAACAAAGATAGTTATTCCTCTAGAACTCCTGACAACATTAACAAAGATTGTGGGTAGATCTAGAGAAGAGTAGCTACTCTATTTTTCCTCCATAGTAATCTAGGTTCATGTATTTTTTAGCCACAGTCTTTATCTTCTCGATATCATTTAACACATCAATATCATTTAATTCCTTTAATCTCTTATCATTAGACTCTAAAACAAATTCAAAGAGCTTTGATTTATAGTGAGACATTAGCATCTTCGTATTTGGTATAAGACAGTGACCACCTATATAGCTAGGATAGTATATAGGTCTATCCTTAAGAACCTCATGTACCTCTCCAATAAATTCTGCTACAACCTCTATATCAACACCAAACCTCTTTGCCACTCTATGCAACTCCTGCCATGAAGCAATCATTATAGCTCTATAGACTGTTTCCCAAAGTTTCGCAAGTTCTAGAGATTCTGGAAATCCTCTATACATCCTCACCTTAAATCCTGCCTCAAGTAAATGCTTAGCACATTTCTCGATTTCCTCTATAGGTATTGAGGCAATCCATTTACTCCAGAACAGAATGTGTTTAACGAGATTTGGGTGTTTACCTCTGATAGGTGTATAAGCTACAATAGTTTTTGCTGAAGCATGTAGCGCTCTAGTTGTTCCAATAGCTACAGTTGAATGTATGAACACTATTTTCGGTTTGAAGATCTCTACATAATCTTTAACTATATCAATAAAACTAGATGTATAGGGTATTGCTATATGTAGATAATCTACAGGTTTCTCTATAGATTCGAAAGAATCAGTTGATTTAGAGGGATCTACATCATATCCATATACCTTAAACTTGCTGACTCCTTTAATAACATGGTATATAGCTGAACCAACTTCACCTAAACCTACAACCAATACCCTCTCCATGGGCATCTCACAAGATAATAAACACAGAAACTAGTATATTTGTTTATGAAAAACTCTTTATGACTCCATATATGATACATCTTTGACTTAGTTAAACTAGTAATTCTTATAAGTATTGCTTAGCTTTAAAGTGGTGGTAAGGTGTAGCACTACATGGATGAATACACACTACCACCATATATAGCTGAGATGTTTAGATTCAACTTTACACAAGCTGATATAGAGGCTATAAGAGATGCATTGAAAGACATGGTTAGCAAAGTGCATGTAGCATTATTTATTTCCAGAAGCAGGTACGAGTGTTTTTCATGTGAAGATACTGTGAACCTAGTTAAGGTGCTT
This sequence is a window from Ignisphaera sp.. Protein-coding genes within it:
- the cimA gene encoding citramalate synthase, which encodes MDTTLRDGSQASGISLTVEDKIKIALALDDLGVNYIEAGWPGSNPKDAEFFNVIKRYSLSHAKIAAFGSTRKRNSKVYEDENIKAILKADVDVAVIFGKSWSLHVYEILHASKEENLEMIYDTINYLKSHGVKVIFDAEHFYQGYKEDPEYSLETLKIAEEAGAQTIVLCDTNGGTTPLEVYEITRKVVSTVKILVGLHMHNDIGCAIANTIVGVAAGARHVQGTINGIGERTGNADLVQIIPTLFYKLNLKVLNGIESIKKLKTISRLVYDALNMKPNPYQPYVGDYAFAHKAGVHVDAVLKNPRAYEHIDPEVVGNTRKFILSDLSGSSNIVAILKEIGIDVDKKDSRVRSALSKIKELEKFGYSFDIAPASAILIALKELGYVEETLTPYSWRIFLDSSGLSVAVVDIKNVNARAIDVDAVKAVARAFSEAASIVYPSTSGIKIVSSSISVLNGGLFRVTVELGYGNYRWSAQGVSINVVEAFIRGLIDAYEYFLAILKKSQQLLILSKQSFNFLTL
- the ilvD gene encoding dihydroxy-acid dehydratase; this encodes MRSNVVKKGIERAPHRSLFKALGLTDEEIEKPLIGIANSWNEVIPGHKHLNQIAEAVKIGVRLAGGTPLEFNTIGICDGIAMGHEGMKYSLPSRELIADSIEVMAKAYQFDGLVLIASCDKIIPGMLMAIARLNIPSIFISGGPMLAGRYRGKDIDLHDVFEAVGAVKIGKISLDELKHIEEAACPGVGSCAGMFTANTLNILTEALGISLPGNGTIPAVDAARIRLAKITGMNIVKLVEKNIKPRDILTREAFLDAIAVDMALGGSTNTVLHLMAIAKECEIDLSLDDFDRISEATPTLARLSPAGPHHIQDLHEAGGVAAVMKELDKKGLIHRDRLTVALKTVGEIIDGSQVMRRDVIRPIENPMLPRGGIMILKGSLAPLGAVIKVSALPENLYFFDGVANVYNSEEEAVADILNGRVEKGDVVVIRYEGPKGGPGMREMLTATSVLVGMNLDRDVALITDGRFSGATRGISIGHVSPEAAEGGPIAVVENGDRIRIDLKMKKVDLLVDEDELNERFKKWKPAKIRFKGYLKRYSELVTSSCTGAVFKE
- a CDS encoding NAD(P)-dependent oxidoreductase, yielding MDVCVIGLGLMGSALAKRLRNSGYNVILYNRTIDKAYRLADEINAKVAESPRECCNSSDITAIFVADDNALIDVVFPPNGFADSSRDKDIVNMSTVSTAVSERIHRFIEASGGNYVESPVYGSVSEVLEGRLVAIVASNKNINENVKQFLSSISKKIMYVGNIPRAMALKLALNQLNMVIVATLAETLSFLKINEIDYSLLEELVRGTWMEPILDRFMKRALEEHPPRFRIELAAKDLQSFIESARIKKLNTPITAAAMHRYLEATLHNYGDKDYPNITKYIIDTIHKQNTKTKQ
- a CDS encoding archaellin/type IV pilin N-terminal domain-containing protein, translating into MKKPLNRKGIVGIEAAIVMIAFVIVAAALAFVVLNMGFFTTQQTRQVIQRGLGQSASALEVDGTLVANVDVSQSRIQFVYVPIKLSTGQYVVDLTPGKSIVAYWSPQRGISIANTYLAAILTPIDTPQKLANITKALINESVIMISGKKGEVKTYYATCNEQGCTIGDTAGDYKILIALPDDVDTNGIMLKEFFGRFTGGEVVTVIAWLTKINEDIVLDPGEKVLMLTYYNSSNSMPQSYDIVKFEVRVPIGAPLTIERSVPPSLTQGVVDLG
- a CDS encoding NfeD family protein produces the protein MRITQNSSLLIILHIILAIYIPLLSIHTIYGSSNLNAVIVDFDINVDGGALVFWERILNSYRGNVLVLKINSYGGYLSVADRIVNSILEKNVECYTWIPPGGYAVSAASMIALGCRGIYMGSGSVIGAATPSPSEPKVVEYVAARFRSLAERIFDREELVDIAEAMVREGRALTAEEAVSIGFAKRAESVKEIEDSIGIRVAYAVSPSQWDRLLSILSLPIVSNILLVAGLFLILAEIFTTGFQGYAIAGVLLILLALYSMNVVSPDLFALLVMLIGTILLAIEMYTPGFGLFGLTGLVLLPIGIVYQLYLTPPELLTQPVYVVIGGILAITSIMGYIAYKAVQTVRKKRISLEQQLLSSIGIAKTDIREENPGVVYVLNEEWTAYSVKGVIPAGSRVKIVRIDGLKLYVEKID
- a CDS encoding SPFH domain-containing protein; translated protein: MDPITIAIALLFILIVAAIVLPRIKVVSEYKRLVVFRLGKLESVRGPGLVFLLPLIDRGIDVDLREFVIDIPPQTCITKDNAPVDIDLLVYMKIFDPVKAVTAVQNYVSAATGIAITTLRAVIGDMVLDDVLAKREYINSTLRARLDDVTDRWGIKVTSVEIKEIKPPKDVQEAMIKQMAAERNRRAMVAEAEGKRTAAILEADGQREALIRKGEGERQYNILVAEGKAKSLELINETAMKLGSNAILLQYLEALRSIAESPSTKIVIPLELLTTLTKIVGRSREE
- a CDS encoding GDP-mannose dehydrogenase, whose product is MERVLVVGLGEVGSAIYHVIKGVSKFKVYGYDVDPSKSTDSFESIEKPVDYLHIAIPYTSSFIDIVKDYVEIFKPKIVFIHSTVAIGTTRALHASAKTIVAYTPIRGKHPNLVKHILFWSKWIASIPIEEIEKCAKHLLEAGFKVRMYRGFPESLELAKLWETVYRAIMIASWQELHRVAKRFGVDIEVVAEFIGEVHEVLKDRPIYYPSYIGGHCLIPNTKMLMSHYKSKLFEFVLESNDKRLKELNDIDVLNDIEKIKTVAKKYMNLDYYGGKIE